In one window of Temnothorax longispinosus isolate EJ_2023e chromosome 9, Tlon_JGU_v1, whole genome shotgun sequence DNA:
- the LOC139819489 gene encoding uncharacterized protein isoform X1 yields MISTACTLEDACRQAQDLVSRCWKNAQGQNSLALTSDKPLSSQKKEQSHSRHSIQSKLTRLYFEELSKVPHATPDSVLNNLENECDLLGRLVQREGLNTLIVNLYAGNKGYSLAVRNSDKGNQYDKNSLAETQLMGYEQGELLSCIDNGQLPAMLAEQLESSYSHLFYDGCMIAEVRDYRRSFLHNRAEVHHVLLKPTTQSVLSDVSTLTSDGDWSHEERLMLESHLVAATQGPLCLDPNPIPTLASTRIKQSKSLLTDHQLMRQAKKFSQVTVNRKRKLEQLAQPEGQTIHDLMQKSRTKRRGLATNTACPPPSLKIPELPAPKQTDVLRFAKLYERPQETTDCSPQVIEEYILEPAESQDYIKLSILQRPATSEYLGELYMDKNHRDGERNGSSCRFTLGTRAVANHYYQQFKEIFTEEGRKHVKIKHIIPGQTPRIACTPAMLRAHQQAQQAKAAQLAAQQLQQVQPQHVAQQQIRASFQILSRAQGQLTNLANQVASMKAMTEATTSAQNNLTCVDSANIPQVIPQNDITALSSGQSLANGGLNASSSVQINNSAMAVADNTCNGSGILIFQKSAGTINNTAATNVPVLQAQLQARTQNCIGDAANQNQNEPPYKKHSTNPAISALANSLMNSAQQFQQQAAANAAAAAMNNNAQATNKSNNAAILSLLNSTPANIAQRKVQPQRISINTSIPSRVISHGNVINVPNTTGQVRVSLSSSALTGQLSCKQQPVKATAVRLARVQDPTSTLGLSMPGLSALLAGTPSADNPIPGMNSTSSLLERLTASSSQSSQPASPMTSPSPTNVNLQGVNLTSLPNSINGLQNVQVSFPGLSQPITMSLNMSPTTGGTVTPTGVIVSLPISSATNTCTTVSSMVAATVVTTAIAGSTPTVVIANPANAHLSLPIAQLIPSGVKGLSQQSMRNNNAVTLAQGGQAIQLIGSQRPRFNHMTRQVQSNQVKSAVLSNQLVTVAKTVTASQLILSGNKQVLTPIMAATKPVLMASQTTPSSQVVPVNKQTLLTKSLHARASTGQCSQQTQSLGVATLSQQQLQQLQQCLAAQHKVAVAAGSSQSRTQIEAQRNSTSAPGEDPA; encoded by the exons aACAATCTTGAAAATGAGTGTGATCTTTTGGGGCGGTTAGTGCAAAGGGAAGGTTTAAATACGTTAATCGTTAATCTATACGCTGGTAATAAAGGATACTCATTAGCTGTAAGAAATAG CGATAAGGGGAATCAGtacgataaaaattcattagcTGAGACTCAACTCATGGGTTACGAACAGGGTGAGCTACTTTCGTGCATAGATAATGGCCAATTGCCAGCTATGCTAGCCGAACAATTAGAATCCAgttattcacatttattttacgacGGCTGTATGATCGCTGAAGTTCGAGATTATCGAAGATCATTTCTTCACAACAGAGCCGAGGTTCACCATGTACTTCTTAAACCTACCACACAG AGCGTACTTTCGGATGTATCGACACTTACAAGTGACGGAGATTGGAGCCACGAGGAGCGATTAATGTTGGAGTCACATTTAGTGGCAGCTACTCAAGGTCCTTTGTGCTTGGATCCGAATCCTATTCCTACCTTAGCTAGTACAAGAATTAAGCAATCTAAATCATTGCTTACCGATCATCAACTCATGCGGCAAGCTAAAAAATTCTCTCAg GTCACAGTaaatcgaaaaagaaaattggaaCAGTTGGCCCAGCCGGAAGGACAAACAATACATGACTTAATGCAGAAATCCCGTACGAAAAGAAGAGGATTAGCGACCAATACTGCCTGTCCACCGCCTTCTCTTAAAATTCCTGAGCTGCCTGCACCTAAACAGACCGATGTTTTAAG ATTCGCGAAATTATACGAGCGGCCACAAGAAACAACAGACTGTTCGCCACAAGTTatagaagaatatatattagaacCTGCGGAAAGTCAGGATTATATAAAGCTCTCGATCCTCCAGAGGCCTGCTACTTCCGAGTACCTGGGAGAACTTTATATGGACAAAAATCATCGGGATGGAGAGAGAAATGGCTCTTCTTGCAG GTTTACATTGGGTACCAGAGCTGTGGCCAATCATTATTATCAgcaatttaaagaaatatttacggAAGAGGGTAGGAAACatgtgaaaataaaacatattatacCAGGGCAGACTCCTCGTATTGCATGTACACCTGCCATGCTGCGAGCACATCAACAG gCGCAACAAGCAAAAGCGGCGCAATTAGCAGCTCAACAGTTGCAGCAGGTTCAGCCCCAACACGTAGCACAACAG CAAATCCGCGCGTCATTTCAGATTTTATCACGGGCTCAAGGACAACTAACTAATTTGGCTAATCAAGTAGCCTCAATGAAAGCTATGACAGAAGCCACCACCTCTGCACAAAATAATCTGACGTGCGTGGACTCCGCGAATATTCCACAAGTTATCCCGCAGAATGACATTACCGCATTGAGCTCAGGGCAATCTTTGGCCAATGGTGGCCTTAACGCGTCGTCCTCCGTGCAAATTAATAACTCCGCAATGGCAGTAGCGGACAACACTTGTAACGGTTCTGGTATTCTGATCTTTCAGAAGTCGGCTGgtactattaataatacagCAGCCACCAATGTTCCAGTTTTG CAAGCGCAATTGCAAGCAAGAACACAGAACTGCATAGGTGATGCTGCCAATCAGAACCAAAATGAGCCACCGTACAAGAAACATTCGACTAATCCAGCAATAAGCGCTCTTGCTAATTCCCTCATGAACTCCGCACAGCAATTCCAGCAACAAGCTGCAG CCAATGCTGCGGCCGCAGCTATGAATAACAATGCACAAGCCACAAACAAGTCCAACAATGCCGCGATTCTTAGTCTATTAAATAGCACCCCTGCGAATATAGCTCAGCGAAAAGTTCAACCCCAAAGGATCTCCATTAATACTTCCATCCCATCTAGAGTTATTAGTCATGGCAATGTGATCAACGTGCCCAACACCACTGGTCaa GTACGCGTGAGCTTAAGCTCCTCCGCTTTAACGGGACAGCTAAGTTGCAAGCAACAACCAGTGAAAGCGACTGCTGTAAGACTTGCGCGAGTCCAAGACCCTACGTCTACTCTTGGCTTATCAATGCCGGGACTTTCGGCTTTACTTGCTG GCACGCCATCGGCTGACAACCCGATACCTGGAATGAATTCGACTTCATCACTGCTCGAACGGCTCACCGCTTCTTCCAGTCAGAGCAGTCAACCAGCGAGTCCGATGACTAGCCCATCGCCAACCAACGTGAATCTACAGGGCGTGAACCTCACTAGTCTGCCGAACTCCATCAACGGTCTACAAAACGTTCAG GTATCATTCCCAGGCTTGTCGCAACCTATCACGATGTCGTTGAACATGTCTCCGACCACTGGCGGCACCGTCACACCTACTGGGGTCATTGTCTCCCTTCCTATATCATCTGCCACAAATACCTGCACGACAGTATCGAGC ATGGTAGCTGCAACAGTCGTTACGACAGCTATCGCCGGGAGTACACCAACGGTGGTGATCGCCAATCCTGCCAATGCTCACTTGTCTTTACCCAtcg CCCAATTAATACCATCTGGGGTAAAAGGATTGTCGCAGCAAAGTATGAGGAACAATAACGCAGTGACTCTTGCACAG GGAGGACAAGCAATCCAACTTATTGGATCTCAAAGACCACGATTTAATCATATGACTCGTCAAGTACAGTCGAATCAAGTTAAATCGGCTGTCTTATCGAATCAATTGGTGACAGTTGCGAAAACAGTAACGGCGAGTCAATTGATACTATCTGGTAACAAACAAGTATTAACTCCTATAATGG CCGCGACGAAGCCCGTGCTTATGGCATCACAGACGACGCCTTCTTCCCAAGTAGTACCTGTTAATAAGCAAACTCTATTGACAAAATCCTTGCACGCTAGGGCTTCTACTGGTCAATGCAGCCAGCAGACGCAAAGTCTCGGGGTGGCTACTTTATCCCAACAACAA CTTCAGCAATTACAACAATGTTTAGCTGCGCAGCATAAAGTTGCTGTCGCAGCGGGAAGTTCTCAAAGCAGAACGCAAATTGAAGCTCAGAGAAATTCTACGTCTGCCCCGGGGGAAGACCCCGCCTGA
- the LOC139819489 gene encoding uncharacterized protein isoform X2: MISTACTLEDACRQAQDLVSRCWKNAQGQNSLALTSDKPLSSQKKEQSHSRHSIQSKLTRLYFEELSKVPHATPDSVLNNLENECDLLGRLVQREGLNTLIVNLYAGNKGYSLAVRNSDKGNQYDKNSLAETQLMGYEQGELLSCIDNGQLPAMLAEQLESSYSHLFYDGCMIAEVRDYRRSFLHNRAEVHHVLLKPTTQSVLSDVSTLTSDGDWSHEERLMLESHLVAATQGPLCLDPNPIPTLASTRIKQSKSLLTDHQLMRQAKKFSQVTVNRKRKLEQLAQPEGQTIHDLMQKSRTKRRGLATNTACPPPSLKIPELPAPKQTDVLRFAKLYERPQETTDCSPQVIEEYILEPAESQDYIKLSILQRPATSEYLGELYMDKNHRDGERNGSSCRFTLGTRAVANHYYQQFKEIFTEEGRKHVKIKHIIPGQTPRIACTPAMLRAHQQAQQAKAAQLAAQQLQQVQPQHVAQQILSRAQGQLTNLANQVASMKAMTEATTSAQNNLTCVDSANIPQVIPQNDITALSSGQSLANGGLNASSSVQINNSAMAVADNTCNGSGILIFQKSAGTINNTAATNVPVLQAQLQARTQNCIGDAANQNQNEPPYKKHSTNPAISALANSLMNSAQQFQQQAAANAAAAAMNNNAQATNKSNNAAILSLLNSTPANIAQRKVQPQRISINTSIPSRVISHGNVINVPNTTGQVRVSLSSSALTGQLSCKQQPVKATAVRLARVQDPTSTLGLSMPGLSALLAGTPSADNPIPGMNSTSSLLERLTASSSQSSQPASPMTSPSPTNVNLQGVNLTSLPNSINGLQNVQVSFPGLSQPITMSLNMSPTTGGTVTPTGVIVSLPISSATNTCTTVSSMVAATVVTTAIAGSTPTVVIANPANAHLSLPIAQLIPSGVKGLSQQSMRNNNAVTLAQGGQAIQLIGSQRPRFNHMTRQVQSNQVKSAVLSNQLVTVAKTVTASQLILSGNKQVLTPIMAATKPVLMASQTTPSSQVVPVNKQTLLTKSLHARASTGQCSQQTQSLGVATLSQQQLQQLQQCLAAQHKVAVAAGSSQSRTQIEAQRNSTSAPGEDPA; the protein is encoded by the exons aACAATCTTGAAAATGAGTGTGATCTTTTGGGGCGGTTAGTGCAAAGGGAAGGTTTAAATACGTTAATCGTTAATCTATACGCTGGTAATAAAGGATACTCATTAGCTGTAAGAAATAG CGATAAGGGGAATCAGtacgataaaaattcattagcTGAGACTCAACTCATGGGTTACGAACAGGGTGAGCTACTTTCGTGCATAGATAATGGCCAATTGCCAGCTATGCTAGCCGAACAATTAGAATCCAgttattcacatttattttacgacGGCTGTATGATCGCTGAAGTTCGAGATTATCGAAGATCATTTCTTCACAACAGAGCCGAGGTTCACCATGTACTTCTTAAACCTACCACACAG AGCGTACTTTCGGATGTATCGACACTTACAAGTGACGGAGATTGGAGCCACGAGGAGCGATTAATGTTGGAGTCACATTTAGTGGCAGCTACTCAAGGTCCTTTGTGCTTGGATCCGAATCCTATTCCTACCTTAGCTAGTACAAGAATTAAGCAATCTAAATCATTGCTTACCGATCATCAACTCATGCGGCAAGCTAAAAAATTCTCTCAg GTCACAGTaaatcgaaaaagaaaattggaaCAGTTGGCCCAGCCGGAAGGACAAACAATACATGACTTAATGCAGAAATCCCGTACGAAAAGAAGAGGATTAGCGACCAATACTGCCTGTCCACCGCCTTCTCTTAAAATTCCTGAGCTGCCTGCACCTAAACAGACCGATGTTTTAAG ATTCGCGAAATTATACGAGCGGCCACAAGAAACAACAGACTGTTCGCCACAAGTTatagaagaatatatattagaacCTGCGGAAAGTCAGGATTATATAAAGCTCTCGATCCTCCAGAGGCCTGCTACTTCCGAGTACCTGGGAGAACTTTATATGGACAAAAATCATCGGGATGGAGAGAGAAATGGCTCTTCTTGCAG GTTTACATTGGGTACCAGAGCTGTGGCCAATCATTATTATCAgcaatttaaagaaatatttacggAAGAGGGTAGGAAACatgtgaaaataaaacatattatacCAGGGCAGACTCCTCGTATTGCATGTACACCTGCCATGCTGCGAGCACATCAACAG gCGCAACAAGCAAAAGCGGCGCAATTAGCAGCTCAACAGTTGCAGCAGGTTCAGCCCCAACACGTAGCACAACAG ATTTTATCACGGGCTCAAGGACAACTAACTAATTTGGCTAATCAAGTAGCCTCAATGAAAGCTATGACAGAAGCCACCACCTCTGCACAAAATAATCTGACGTGCGTGGACTCCGCGAATATTCCACAAGTTATCCCGCAGAATGACATTACCGCATTGAGCTCAGGGCAATCTTTGGCCAATGGTGGCCTTAACGCGTCGTCCTCCGTGCAAATTAATAACTCCGCAATGGCAGTAGCGGACAACACTTGTAACGGTTCTGGTATTCTGATCTTTCAGAAGTCGGCTGgtactattaataatacagCAGCCACCAATGTTCCAGTTTTG CAAGCGCAATTGCAAGCAAGAACACAGAACTGCATAGGTGATGCTGCCAATCAGAACCAAAATGAGCCACCGTACAAGAAACATTCGACTAATCCAGCAATAAGCGCTCTTGCTAATTCCCTCATGAACTCCGCACAGCAATTCCAGCAACAAGCTGCAG CCAATGCTGCGGCCGCAGCTATGAATAACAATGCACAAGCCACAAACAAGTCCAACAATGCCGCGATTCTTAGTCTATTAAATAGCACCCCTGCGAATATAGCTCAGCGAAAAGTTCAACCCCAAAGGATCTCCATTAATACTTCCATCCCATCTAGAGTTATTAGTCATGGCAATGTGATCAACGTGCCCAACACCACTGGTCaa GTACGCGTGAGCTTAAGCTCCTCCGCTTTAACGGGACAGCTAAGTTGCAAGCAACAACCAGTGAAAGCGACTGCTGTAAGACTTGCGCGAGTCCAAGACCCTACGTCTACTCTTGGCTTATCAATGCCGGGACTTTCGGCTTTACTTGCTG GCACGCCATCGGCTGACAACCCGATACCTGGAATGAATTCGACTTCATCACTGCTCGAACGGCTCACCGCTTCTTCCAGTCAGAGCAGTCAACCAGCGAGTCCGATGACTAGCCCATCGCCAACCAACGTGAATCTACAGGGCGTGAACCTCACTAGTCTGCCGAACTCCATCAACGGTCTACAAAACGTTCAG GTATCATTCCCAGGCTTGTCGCAACCTATCACGATGTCGTTGAACATGTCTCCGACCACTGGCGGCACCGTCACACCTACTGGGGTCATTGTCTCCCTTCCTATATCATCTGCCACAAATACCTGCACGACAGTATCGAGC ATGGTAGCTGCAACAGTCGTTACGACAGCTATCGCCGGGAGTACACCAACGGTGGTGATCGCCAATCCTGCCAATGCTCACTTGTCTTTACCCAtcg CCCAATTAATACCATCTGGGGTAAAAGGATTGTCGCAGCAAAGTATGAGGAACAATAACGCAGTGACTCTTGCACAG GGAGGACAAGCAATCCAACTTATTGGATCTCAAAGACCACGATTTAATCATATGACTCGTCAAGTACAGTCGAATCAAGTTAAATCGGCTGTCTTATCGAATCAATTGGTGACAGTTGCGAAAACAGTAACGGCGAGTCAATTGATACTATCTGGTAACAAACAAGTATTAACTCCTATAATGG CCGCGACGAAGCCCGTGCTTATGGCATCACAGACGACGCCTTCTTCCCAAGTAGTACCTGTTAATAAGCAAACTCTATTGACAAAATCCTTGCACGCTAGGGCTTCTACTGGTCAATGCAGCCAGCAGACGCAAAGTCTCGGGGTGGCTACTTTATCCCAACAACAA CTTCAGCAATTACAACAATGTTTAGCTGCGCAGCATAAAGTTGCTGTCGCAGCGGGAAGTTCTCAAAGCAGAACGCAAATTGAAGCTCAGAGAAATTCTACGTCTGCCCCGGGGGAAGACCCCGCCTGA
- the Bmm gene encoding 1-acylglycerol-3-phosphate O-acyltransferase Pnpla3 isoform X2, whose translation MNLSFAGCGFLGIYHVGVAVCFKKYAPHLLLNKISGASAGAIAACCLLCDLPLGEMTSNVLRVAREARQRTLGPFSPSFNVQEILLDSLRKFLPDDAHIRVNGKLHISLTRVYDGKNVIVSQFNSKEDLLQALLATSFVPLFSGLLPPRFHGIRYMDGGFSDNLPTLDENTITVSPFCGESDICPRDISSQLFHVNVANTSIELSRQNIYRFTKILFPPKTETLSSMCKQGFDDALRFLHRNNLLNCTRCLAVQSTYIVQETIDDGMEYDPECVECKMHRQEALVANMPETVMTIFQDAIDSANKGLINWLFKHRGMKLLSLLSLPCTLPADVMYATITKFITSVPKLRHNLAELTKFVLQQLSIMFPKINVYAEPLPQTIKCYFNIMEFDTNTYDVQDADEIDAIYKKQKNLNLTLQYNECGQLEKWKDSRKSSCVINMGDCTSVDDTFENILQATSDQEAVIAYYYMDDNNKVQVTEIFDVTESESHTILSSDEVDTNKKLQFDDWDEPTWLSQHKLNDATESLYTDGNQQSMENLSDVSLEDDILDSANIFSDPESEWDMEKDPEQAEVSKSPDSRPEVDQPSTSLL comes from the exons ATGAATCTGTCATTCGCTGGCTGCGGCTTCCTCGGCATCTACCACGTCGGCGTGGCGGTCTGCTTCAAAAAGTACGCGCCGCACTTGCTGCTGAACAAGATAAGCGGCGCGTCCGCGGGCGCTATCGCCGCGTGCTGCCTGCTCTGCGACCTACCTCTGG GCGAAATGACGAGCAACGTATTACGCGTGGCACGTGAAGCGCGACAACGCACGCTCGGACCGTTCAGTCCATCCTTCAATGTGCAAGAGATACTGCTGGACAGCCTGCGAAAA tTTTTACCAGATGATGCACATATCCGTGTAAATGGTAAATTACACATTTCTCTAACCAGAGTATATGACGGCAAGAACGTAATCGTTTCCCAATTTAACTCAAAGGAAGACTTGCTGCAG GCTCTACTAGCCACTTCGTTCGTGCCGCTGTTTTCTGGTTTGTTGCCACCACGATTCCACGGCATCAGATACATGGACGGCGGTTTCAGCGATAATCTTCCTACGCTCGATGAAAATACTATTACCGTTAGTCCGTTCTGCGGAGAGAGCGATATCTGCCCGAGGGACATTTCATCTCAACTTTTCCAC GTCAATGTCGCCAATACAAGCATAGAGCTCTCTAGACAAAACATATACAGGTTTACGAAGATACTTTTTCCGCCTAAAACGGAG ACTCTCTCGAGTATGTGTAAGCAAGGATTTGACGATGCGTTACGATTTTTACATCGTAATAATCTACTGAACTGCACAAGGTGTCTCGCTGTTCAGTCTACATACATAGTTCAGGAAACGATCGACGATGGTATGGAATATGATCCGGAATGTGTAGAATGTAAAATGCATAGACAG GAAGCATTGGTAGCTAATATGCCTGAGACTGTGATGACAATATTCCAAGATGCTATAGATTCTGCCAACAAGGGACTTATTAACTGGTTGTTTAAGCATCGTGGTATGAAGCTGTTGTCGTTGTTGAGTTTACCTTGTACACTACCGGCAGATGTAATGTACGCTACAATCACAAA attcaTTACGAGCGTTCCAAAGCTACGACATAACTTAGCGgaattaactaaatttgtctTACAACAATTGAGTATAATGTTCCCGAAGATCAATGTCTATGCTGAGCCATTGCCTCAAACGATCAAGTGTTATTTCAACATTATGGAATTCGATACGA ATACATATGATGTGCAGGATGCAGACGAGATAGACGCTATATACAAAAAGCAAAAGAACCTGAATTTGACTCTCCAATACAACGAATG TGGACAATTGGAAAAATGGAAAGATTCAAGGAAATCGAGCTGTGTAATAAATATGGGCGACTGTACGTCAGTGGATGATactttcgaaaatattctcCAA GCAACGTCGGATCAAGAGGCCGTAATAGCGTATTATTATATGGATGATAACAATAAAGTGCAAGTGACAGAAATCTTCGATGTAACGGAATCAGAATCGCATACCATACTTTCTTCGGATGAAGTTGACACCAATAAAAAACTCCAATTCGATGATTGGGATGAGCCTACATGGTTATCTCAGCATAAACTCAATGACg CTACAGAGTCTCTTTACACCGACGGAAATCAACAAAGCATGGAAAATTTGTCTGATGTATCGTTAGAAGATGATATACTGGATAGTGCAAATATATTCTCTGATCCGGAAAGTGAATGGGATATGGAAAAGGACCCAGAACAAGCGGAGGTGTCTAAATCTCCGGACAGTCGACCGGAAGTAGATCAACCATCCACAAGCTTACTATAG
- the Bmm gene encoding 1-acylglycerol-3-phosphate O-acyltransferase Pnpla3 isoform X1: MNLSFAGCGFLGIYHVGVAVCFKKYAPHLLLNKISGASAGAIAACCLLCDLPLGEMTSNVLRVAREARQRTLGPFSPSFNVQEILLDSLRKFLPDDAHIRVNGKLHISLTRVYDGKNVIVSQFNSKEDLLQALLATSFVPLFSGLLPPRFHGIRYMDGGFSDNLPTLDENTITVSPFCGESDICPRDISSQLFHVNVANTSIELSRQNIYRFTKILFPPKTETLSSMCKQGFDDALRFLHRNNLLNCTRCLAVQSTYIVQETIDDGMEYDPECVECKMHRQEALVANMPETVMTIFQDAIDSANKGLINWLFKHRGMKLLSLLSLPCTLPADVMYATITKFITSVPKLRHNLAELTKFVLQQLSIMFPKINVYAEPLPQTIKCYFNIMEFDTNTYDVQDADEIDAIYKKQKNLNLTLQYNECGQLEKWKDSRKSSCVINMGDCTSVDDTFENILQATSDQEAVIAYYYMDDNNKVQVTEIFDVTESESHTILSSDEVDTNKKLQFDDWDEPTWLSQHKLNDAATESLYTDGNQQSMENLSDVSLEDDILDSANIFSDPESEWDMEKDPEQAEVSKSPDSRPEVDQPSTSLL; encoded by the exons ATGAATCTGTCATTCGCTGGCTGCGGCTTCCTCGGCATCTACCACGTCGGCGTGGCGGTCTGCTTCAAAAAGTACGCGCCGCACTTGCTGCTGAACAAGATAAGCGGCGCGTCCGCGGGCGCTATCGCCGCGTGCTGCCTGCTCTGCGACCTACCTCTGG GCGAAATGACGAGCAACGTATTACGCGTGGCACGTGAAGCGCGACAACGCACGCTCGGACCGTTCAGTCCATCCTTCAATGTGCAAGAGATACTGCTGGACAGCCTGCGAAAA tTTTTACCAGATGATGCACATATCCGTGTAAATGGTAAATTACACATTTCTCTAACCAGAGTATATGACGGCAAGAACGTAATCGTTTCCCAATTTAACTCAAAGGAAGACTTGCTGCAG GCTCTACTAGCCACTTCGTTCGTGCCGCTGTTTTCTGGTTTGTTGCCACCACGATTCCACGGCATCAGATACATGGACGGCGGTTTCAGCGATAATCTTCCTACGCTCGATGAAAATACTATTACCGTTAGTCCGTTCTGCGGAGAGAGCGATATCTGCCCGAGGGACATTTCATCTCAACTTTTCCAC GTCAATGTCGCCAATACAAGCATAGAGCTCTCTAGACAAAACATATACAGGTTTACGAAGATACTTTTTCCGCCTAAAACGGAG ACTCTCTCGAGTATGTGTAAGCAAGGATTTGACGATGCGTTACGATTTTTACATCGTAATAATCTACTGAACTGCACAAGGTGTCTCGCTGTTCAGTCTACATACATAGTTCAGGAAACGATCGACGATGGTATGGAATATGATCCGGAATGTGTAGAATGTAAAATGCATAGACAG GAAGCATTGGTAGCTAATATGCCTGAGACTGTGATGACAATATTCCAAGATGCTATAGATTCTGCCAACAAGGGACTTATTAACTGGTTGTTTAAGCATCGTGGTATGAAGCTGTTGTCGTTGTTGAGTTTACCTTGTACACTACCGGCAGATGTAATGTACGCTACAATCACAAA attcaTTACGAGCGTTCCAAAGCTACGACATAACTTAGCGgaattaactaaatttgtctTACAACAATTGAGTATAATGTTCCCGAAGATCAATGTCTATGCTGAGCCATTGCCTCAAACGATCAAGTGTTATTTCAACATTATGGAATTCGATACGA ATACATATGATGTGCAGGATGCAGACGAGATAGACGCTATATACAAAAAGCAAAAGAACCTGAATTTGACTCTCCAATACAACGAATG TGGACAATTGGAAAAATGGAAAGATTCAAGGAAATCGAGCTGTGTAATAAATATGGGCGACTGTACGTCAGTGGATGATactttcgaaaatattctcCAA GCAACGTCGGATCAAGAGGCCGTAATAGCGTATTATTATATGGATGATAACAATAAAGTGCAAGTGACAGAAATCTTCGATGTAACGGAATCAGAATCGCATACCATACTTTCTTCGGATGAAGTTGACACCAATAAAAAACTCCAATTCGATGATTGGGATGAGCCTACATGGTTATCTCAGCATAAACTCAATGACg CAGCTACAGAGTCTCTTTACACCGACGGAAATCAACAAAGCATGGAAAATTTGTCTGATGTATCGTTAGAAGATGATATACTGGATAGTGCAAATATATTCTCTGATCCGGAAAGTGAATGGGATATGGAAAAGGACCCAGAACAAGCGGAGGTGTCTAAATCTCCGGACAGTCGACCGGAAGTAGATCAACCATCCACAAGCTTACTATAG